The Mangifera indica cultivar Alphonso chromosome 19, CATAS_Mindica_2.1, whole genome shotgun sequence nucleotide sequence AACAACACAAATAGGCAAGTTACGTTCTCAAAGCGTAGAAATGGACTCATCAAGAAGGCTTATGAACTTTCTATCCTTTGTGATATTGATATTGCTCTCATCATGTTCTCCCCTTCTGGTCGTCTCAGTCACTTTTCTGGGAAAAAAAGGTGCCATTTtcatttcatcttcatcattttgtttttacatttcTGTATAGCAATATTTTCCAATACCATGCATgcgatataaatatatatcaaatttgtttgaatttttactaTTCTTATCTTCATAGAACCGATGAAAAGATGAACTCTGAAGCTAGGGATTAGGATCTTTTGACCGGACTTTAAACAAATTTCCGACGTACCCTCCATTTTAGAAGGAAAATGAATAGCTTATTTTGATGACATGCCACGTTTTTTGATTGCTAgatttatgattaattattgggaaattgaaatttttactataaaataggactgtttatacaaatttattacactttttagatattaaatatttatacaataaaaatagcaTAACACTTAGGggacgtttggtttgagtaatgttttattaccaaaatagaaagattactttgaaaatagattactttgaagattattgggtataaatgattattatgtttgataaaatttgataggtataaataattattgtgtttggttaaaggtaataaaatattactagtaaattattttacttaaattcccttaaatataattatttttaaatattttttatattatttgtcatattaattaaaaataaatttatttttatctcaaaaaattaataaataataatataattataataaactcaagattattttagtaatctttaaatacctaaggtgaaggtggtaatcagattaccatctatattacctgtcacgttagtattgataatagaagattactgtaatattttattactgataaaccaaacaaaggaataaaagatagattatcaagataatcttaaaagacgccaaccaaacgcccccttaaacTATTCTTATCTTCAACCATgaataaagatataattgaCGATCTGACCAATctattcttttataaatatataattcagaATTTGagatcatttataattttttttgactAAAAATCTCACCAAGCCCTATATCTAATCAAAAAATCTGGCCGTCAGTAATCAACAATCAACAATccaaaaatacaaaagaaaaatgatgatataacaaaaacataggAGTTTTTGTGTGATTGAACAATAGTCttgtatgaattttatatttttgtcaaatgtAACGGTATTTTATAATGTTCAAATTTTATGGTACAAATATTTAGTAtgtaaaaaatgtgataaatttataaaaacggACCTAAAAAGtggcaaaattttgaatttcccTGGATCACTAGCAAATTTTTTTTAGtcatataatcataattaatcaaCTTAATTACTACGTAATAATGCATTAAGTGTTATTCTCCTGCcgtattttacttatttttccGAATTTCAGGATTGAGGATGTGTTTTCTCGTTTTGTTAATCTCCCCGATCAAGAAAGAGAACAGTATgctctttaaatatttttctaaattaattattaaattttcttgaattctcaattattcatttaataaaaggatttgtTGCAGTGCTTTGAATTTTCCTGACCAACGCAGACACCCGTAAGCCTTTAAACcctttattttcttcataatcatttaattattttagatgaagttgtaataatttcatttttttttttccatttttgttgcAGTGATATTCAAAACAAAGATGTAAGATAGACAGCTCTTCATTagttttttaatcattaaaaaaaaaaagaattatttcgTTAAAACTTGAAACCCATCTTGGTGAAAATTTTGTTGGGTTGAATTCATGCAGTATCTGCTAAGGGCTCTGCAGGAATTAAGGAGTGAAAATGACATTGCTCTTCAACTAGCCAAGTTTGTTTCTGTCTCTAAACCCTATTTAAGAAGTTTTTTCAATTCAAGTTGAATGATTTAATGAActggttttgattattttcttccttttgtgtTCTTTTTTCTTGATCCTCTCTGATGCTATAAAACAGTCCTGCGGCCATCAACAATGACATtgaggtaaaataaaaaaataatagtgataatatcataaaaaaccAACTATTTTAATGATagtctctttctcttctttatttCTAGAGATAGCATCAAGCCGGATAGGGGTTAAATACCATTTCCTCAGgaaaattttctctcaatttcGTCTCCCCATCCCAGCAAGAAATTTTCCCATACTTCCCTCTCTATCCtcgttaaaaaaataataaaatatttactaagtgttaaaatatatttataataattaaattttttaaagttaatccAATAGATAATAGTTTAGAAATATGTGGTAGAAGAAATGAATTAGAGAGGGAATTGATCAAAGATATATATCTGTATCACCAACTGTAGCAATTTTAGCCGTCCTCATCCCTGTCTTTACTAGAAAATCTCCATCTCATTCGAGAGGGGCAGGTTGAAGACCTGATCTCACTATATGAATTATCATCTCTATTTATTCCCAAAACGTTTCGGTAATCGTTTTTCCTTATAGGAACTCCAACATGAGGTTGGCAGGTTGCAACACCAACTTCAAATGGCTGAGGACCAGATAAggtttaattagaattaataaacatatatatattcattttatttatggtTATTCAATGATTTTACTGATTTTTCCGCGTGAAAGCAGGACATATGAACCTGACCCTTTAAGGCTAACATCTATGAAAGATATAGAATCCTGTGAGAAAAATCTTGTTGATACTTTGACACGAGTAGTGCAAAGAAAGGTATAATTGCATTAATTTTTCTTCCCCGTAGAGTTCTATTATTTCTCTAATTCTTACTTACTTGAGGTTGCAGGATTATCTATTGAGTAACCATCTATCTTCTTACGACCCATCTAGCATGCAGGTAATTAATTAGTATGCTAAAAACAACTTGTAATATGAAAATGGGATTTCCCAAATTGAGTAATAGtttgttataaattataatattgcaTCTCAACAACAGCAATGTCAACAAGCAATGCCAACCTCTTTTGAGAATGAAGTTGTTGGCTGGCTGCCTGATGGCGACCATAACCAAACCCAAATGTTCGATGCATCAGCCTCTCTAAATCAACTCAGGTAACACTACACTACCACATCTCTTCTATTCTCGTTTGTCCCACATACATATAataaagagcaatgttatatgtacatattttttagtatataaataagcgttattatatgattagttgttatttattattaattgaaaatttaaactttcacACTTTGTGTTAGAACTCCTCGTTGAAGCACTTGATTATGTTTTCAGGGATTTATCAACTGCAACATATGAGCCATTGTTGGCAGGAACCAGCTCGAACACAGGTCCACATGGCATGGGAGAATGCCAAATGACAAATCCGGGTGGCGAAAATTATCCGACATGGCATCAGGCTTATGTGCCAACAGGGCTCGGTTCCTCTTCCATGTCATCTACCTTATACCCTCACATTCAGGTtgataattatgattattttaaccTTGTAAGCCATGTCTAGGTTTGtgatttgtaaattaaaaagaagTATGATATGAGCTGAGCTGGTTGGGGCATAATATGGTGTGTGCAGCAGCATGGGTTGATGGGTACAGAGGCAACAGAGATTATGCAAGGTGAGCAGGTTGATATCCCAATCAATAGCCACAATATACAATCGGACAATGAACAAAATCCCACAAGTTGATACGCCAACCCAGTTCAAGTTTTGATACAAACTTTCATTGTACCGTATTGAGAATATTTGCGTTATTTCTAATgtaatttcaatacaaatatatataatgtaatCATAAATATGTAACAGCTTAATGTGCTAggaattaattcatttttgtcaTCGATAATTAGGTTTCTTCTTCCATTACACAATGTCCACCCCACCAAATTAATGACAAGCTATTCTCAACTCTGATATTGCACATATAAAATTCAGCTTCTAGTTCTACATATATTTTACGTTTCTTCATAAAATTAAgacttgatatatatatatatatatatatatatatatatatatatatatatatatatatatatgtttttctcttgttttatgGTAGATAGTTTGAGGATAATGGTGGATGGCTTCATGAATTAGTGTTGATGGCGAAGTGAAATGCTGTGGGGGTGAAAGTGTTCGTGGTGGCTTATGACTGAGGACAGCTGGGGAAAGAGAAGAATCTTTATGAATTTCCGAATACCCAAGACTGGAACTGGAATCGATCGGATAAGTTTTTTTCCAGCGGGATACTTGGACCTGCTCACCCCTAGGTTTGGTTGTTAGATTTGAGAATCAATAGTAAAGGCTCATTCCAGTTTAAATTGCTCATACCATCAAAaacttgaaagaatttcattGACAAATATACAAACCAAGGGAAGAGAAGACACTCGTTTATGATCTAATAACAACACAACTGCCACGGAAATCAGCACACAATTGTTCAAATCATAGCAATACAAGCATTTCTTTTCTCAACTGATTGCTGACAAACAACTATGAATGTTTCTGCTTGATTTAATATTGTTCTTCCTTTTTGTCATCATGCTTTCAAATACACCACCTGCAAGGAgcatatataaagataaattttccaAGAAAAACCAACAGTTTCGCAGAGACTcaacaattcatttttttcaagaGCAAGCCGTTGTATTATGCATATGGCAAtcaagaagcaaaagatgtatTTTAACAAACCAACCTTAATGGTTATCAAAAACCCAAGGTTCATGCAAGAAAAGCTCCCTGCCATTCATTTGAACTGTTCCTGCAGCTATATCCTCTGCACGTTTCCTAGCTGCCTCAGCTTTTCGAGCTGATGTATCAGCATCCTACAAAAGGTAAAGATATATTATCCAAACAGACAAAGTAAACAAATATCCATGCATGACATATGATAGGGAGATGGATGCACATTCACCATAAAATGCAGAAAATGATATCAGTCCTAAACACAGATAACAAACAAAGGAAGCTCCTTTCTCAAACCTGCCCCACTTCAGAATCGCCTCCTATCCACGGGGAGAAGCTTAATTTCACTTGCAAGAAGGTATACTCCATTTATAATAAATGCATTGAGATAGCTACAGAGAATGGCTACATATGATTTAGGACCACAATTCAATTTGTTACTTTTCTTTACCATTAACAATAAATAGCTCATTGTTGCTttgagaaaaatatgaaaagaattGTGATATACACTTTATCGTTTCACTTAAAGAATCATTTGATTCTCAAACATGCGTTAAACAATGTCAACATAGATTCTGAAGACAGTTGGGTTAGAAAAAAGAAACAGCGGTCATGATCCAAATGACAACACTGATAATCATCACTGGAAAACACATTTACACTGCCAACAGTAAGGTACCGACATCTCATTCAATAAAATGGGCGCAGCTTACCTTCTTCAATCTTGGACTACCACCATCAATCTGTGTTTAACGAAAATCTATAAAGCTTTTCAGGGTATACTCTTGCCAATCAGACGTACTAATCTCAGCATTTTGGTTTCAGTGCTGATGCATTAACAATACCTTATATAGCAGATTAATTTATCAGTGGTACGTATGAAGGAGACATTTTAAATGAACATAAGAAGTGCCCCCTAATTCTTAAAAATACTGGCCAACATATTGCGCGTACGAAATACCAAACCAATTTTCCAAATGAACAATATTAATTTTCCATAGCCCTGCTCTATCCCtagtttgattatttaattccATCAAACCATGCAcagtaaaaattgataaatccCTAAATTTCAACTTCTAGGACATCAAGTAGGAGACAAAAGATCATACTCTACATACTAACTTAGCCAACAATTTTCTCCTCTAAAACTGAAAACGAACAGCTATAAATGCGTAAACTAACTTCAAGACAAGCGTCAACAGATCCTAACAATCTCGGTCAGTTTCGGTTTTTAAATCAGAtaatccaaaaaagaaaaagaaaaaagtgtaaCTGTTCCATGATGTCAAGCGAAGGAAAAAAGCAAGACCTTCTGGCGCTTCCAGGAGAGAAATTGGGCCGGGGTGATGGGATTGGCGGTAGAGGGTGATTTCTCGTTTAGTTGCTCCTCTTCTGCACCCATGATTTTTCGTTCGTCTTCCTCTCTTTTCATTCGGAGTTGGAACCTAAAGCCGATTCTTCTGACTTATGAGGGCATGATCTGCTAGCGAAGGGATTTTGGGGAACTAAACGGCGTAGTTTGATGTCTGACTTTCAACCTCGGTTTAGTTCCAAACGGTTGGCATTTactgttttttaattatgaataaataattaattaattaattacaacaATTAAAACCCaagtgtttttttaaaatttttttaacataaccaccttctttgtttttctcaggggagtataaataattagctgttaaaataataaaaataatattgataatgatCGAATATTTATCTTTCTGTTAGTTTTTTTcatctaatattaatttttaatagaatttaattattttaattggatATAAAACACAATGGATGAGTATGTAATATGTATAATACAATAGGTTATATTGGAgacaaattgaaaataaagaaaattcaatCGAACAGaacttaaataaagatttgttgGGTTATTGAGTATACGCCTATTTATTACCCATAAATGTAACCTTATCCACATAATCATGTGACTAGAAAATGCTATCAacgatatatattatgatatcaAGGATAACGATGATgttaattgttttatatatgtgaCTATTAACGTGAGACTGAGAAGTACATTTTCTTTAGAGACCAATATTAATCTTTAATAGTCATAGAATAACGTAATAAAGAGTGATGATTTATAAGAGATTCAATATGAAAGAGGTAATACCCATCATAAAATTGATgaagataattttataaatatgtctAATATTAAGTTATTGTTAATTACAGAGGTCAAGGGACATATAAAGATAATTGAAACCGTTTGGATGATCATGTATAAAGGTTGCAAGCCcgtaaaatatgtttttgatttgacaaaaaaagaaaaaccatatAAGGATAAGACCCTTTAACTAAGAGAAAGATTTCAAAAAATTCATACACACAAGAAAGAGAGTAAATTTAGAGAGCTCTTTGGCCGcttgaagagaaagaaaagacgctcaaaaattaaaatgatttagtCATCAAAATTTCAcctatcatttaaaaatttagctTTCAATCGAAAACAAGTAGGGCTTtgatgttcaaaattttaatttttattattgttctaGCATGTGAGATCAATtttaacatctaatcacatgataaagtattattatttatatacaattttattattaggatatatatttaatttcaagcATTAAGGTATAGAGATGGTCAGTGGATCGTAAGAAAATTTACTCTTCAAATAGAGAACATTAATACAAATATGAACGACATAATTCCAAAGAAATCCCATATTAATGCTAACATTCCCCTTATCCATAGTTGATGGGCAAAAGGCACAGAGCATTTTTCTTATTCATGGTGATACCTGGTACAACATCAAAATCTAAGTCCTCATTCTTCATCCCCAGCGGCATTTCCCAATCAAATTTGTAAAGAAGATTAGCAAGTGCAAGCTCCACAGTGGCTACGCCCATCTGTAATCCTGGACAAATTCTTCTTCCACCACCAAATGGTATGAACTCAAAGTGTCCTTTAAAGTCTATAGAACTGCTGATAAATCTCTCCGGGCAGAATTCATCAGGGTTCGGCCAAGCTTCAGGGTCTCTTCCTATAGCCCatgaattcacaaaaacaagtGTTTTAGGCCGTATTTCAAACCCCTCTATGATGCACTTTTCAGTTGTTTCTCTTGGGATTAGAAATGGAACTGTTGGCTGCAATCTCATTGACTCTTTCACTACAGCTTTCAGATAACTCAACTTCTGAACGCCATCTTCATTTACAAAAGCTTTGCTTCCTATTTCAGATCTGATTTCTTCTTGTACTTTATTCATTACTCTAGGATTTGCCATCAGATGGATCATCGCCCAAATTACGGTAGCTGCACTTGGGTCTGAGCCACCAGCAAACACATTCTGCGGagtaaaagaaacaaattacaTATTTGTGATTTGAAGCTAAATGTTTTGCACTAGAacaatattttctatataaataggtatgtatttaattattgaatattattttatttttaatatataaatagatatatatttaattattaaatattattttatttttaatttaaaatcatcgaTCACTTGATGagatatgtaaaaaatatatctaaaataaatacaaataattttattatttggattAACGAGGATATATATATCACCATAAGAATTGCTTTGATGTGATCCGAAGTGATATCAACTTTAAGTCCTCCAACTTTTTGTATTCGAAGTAAAACATCAATTATATCCTCTTGCGCATTTCTGGGCATCTGGGAGTCTGAATGTTCTTGGAAAATTTCATTGAAGAATACATCAAGTTCCTTGAAGTTGTTTTCAAGGCGTTGTATCATTCCTCTAAGTTTGTCAACCCAGCCCATGAAAGGAAAATAATCTGAAACAAAGAAGCTTCCTAACATAACGTCAGTTTCATGAAGCACAGCATAAAATCTACTTCCTTCGCTTTCATCATCCTCATACCTCTTGCCAAAAGCAAGTCTGCAAATAACGCTACTCGTCATAGAAATCAGTAACTCACTTAAGTTAACTGGTTTAGAAGCAGCAGCTGATTTTGCTATCTTTTGAATCATACGGGAAACTTCATCTTCTCGAGTGGGACGAAATTGTTGCACTCTATTCTGGTTGAAGAGATGCATTACACATAATTTCCTCTTCTCCCTCCAAGACTCACTGTATGGTGCAAAAGCTAAATCTAAGCCATTGTAAGACAACTTTCGCTAACCATGCAAGGTGGGTCTACTGCAAAATGCAAGATCATGAGTCTTCAACACCTCTTTAGCCATTTTTGCTGATGAAACTACTAGGGTTTGCACAGAGCCAATACGTAAGGACATAAGAGGGCCATACTTTTGAGAGAGCTTCCGCACATTTTCTGGGTTTGAGGCATCAAACTGGTGTAAATTACCGATCAAGGGAAGCCCCCTAGGGCCAGGCGGCAATCGAACATTTATGGGGGCTTTGTATCTTTGGAGAAGAAACAAAAGCAGGATTGGTAGAAAGAAAAGAACTAGAAGCATGAATGCCATTATTTTCATATCTATACAACAGATCATAAGGATACCTCAATAAATAAGCATCAGAGATTCaactatttaatatttttttcaaatctttttacGTAATTATTGATAGTGAACAACAGTTTCTGATTTGATGGTGTCGTGTGAATCGCTAGAATCATGTGAAGTGGTGTAGGTAATccaataaataaagaaatcatTTGATAATGCCGAATCTGTAGAAACACTGAAGAAACCTAAAACAGAAGTTACCCAAGGGAACTGGAGTGGAGCAGGCCACATATGGTGAAAGATCTTTGTAATGGCATACCAGAAGAACAATAATATGCCCAAGGTgctatataaaatatattctaagTCTTCTTTAAACGAGTCGGGTGAAATAGTAACAACTCGatgcactttttttttaatacaatatttcaaaaacccaaTAACTCAATCGTATggatatataaaatacatattttaaagtGAGTAAACAACTTCATAATCAATCTAATTTACATATACTGAATTGAATCATGTGAAAAGTTGTTTTCAATGAAGGCGTACGCCTTGGGAGGGGGATCTCTTCGTATCTTTTGTTGAAGTCCACGTTTCACCCCAGATCAATTCAATATGCATGGGCCAaagatttgttgaattttcaaacCGTTACTTACCAAGCattaaaaacctaaa carries:
- the LOC123202901 gene encoding agamous-like MADS-box protein AGL104, which encodes MGRVKLEIKRIENNTNRQVTFSKRRNGLIKKAYELSILCDIDIALIMFSPSGRLSHFSGKKRIEDVFSRFVNLPDQEREHALNFPDQRRHPDIQNKDYLLRALQELRSENDIALQLANPAAINNDIEELQHEVGRLQHQLQMAEDQIRTYEPDPLRLTSMKDIESCEKNLVDTLTRVVQRKDYLLSNHLSSYDPSSMQQCQQAMPTSFENEVVGWLPDGDHNQTQMFDASASLNQLRDLSTATYEPLLAGTSSNTGPHGMGECQMTNPGGENYPTWHQAYVPTGLGSSSMSSTLYPHIQQHGLMGTEATEIMQGEQVDIPINSHNIQSDNEQNPTS
- the LOC123202839 gene encoding zinc finger CCCH domain-containing protein 15 homolog; its protein translation is MKREEDERKIMGAEEEQLNEKSPSTANPITPAQFLSWKRQKDADTSARKAEAARKRAEDIAAGTVQMNGRELFLHEPWVFDNH